A portion of the Eubacterium maltosivorans genome contains these proteins:
- a CDS encoding V-type ATP synthase subunit I — MIIPMKKAKLIALKEDKEALLLSLQRCGEFMAIPPDEETEQTAKNEQIDLDVQQADAMLRFMQRYQKKKSFFSDRPVYGYEEFIRRNEKGEALVQETSAISDKLSAAHSEIMTLKSECSQLEPWLSMDVPIEDLKPTQYTNFHIGYLPLLVHEEIVAAVAEHNAEIQLFGKTAEGQAALIVSFMEDDAALSDSIKVLGFVEASLPRVTGTASEISQSNQKKIELLEKDIESYEKQMAELAESQQELELLSEQYKAEQERQSVKFMETVETVCVEGWVRNDRMEAVENAVSQVTDVYDLEYSDPEEGEQPPTALKNKKFWKPFESITDMYSPPKPGTIDPTPVSAPWFWVIFGMMMGDFGYGALMAVIFGLMKKIMKPKGQFGMLVTLLFYSSITTMIFGILFGSYFGETFHPILFSPLDNPVAMLIFSLVIGVLHIFSGMAIKIAEQVRAGHVLDAIFDQVSWMLLIAGAGLIFLEQTRTVGMVLAIVGAVIILFTAGREKKNIVGKAFGGIMGLYDVTSYLSDILSYARILALGLATGVIAMVMNILAGMVQINVLGFILSLVIYFIGHVFNITMSLLSAYVHDSRLQYIEFFNKFYDGGGYNFEPLAIQTKSIDVIDNSKEV; from the coding sequence ATGATTATTCCAATGAAAAAAGCAAAGCTCATTGCCCTGAAGGAAGATAAGGAAGCTCTTCTGCTTTCACTTCAGAGGTGTGGTGAGTTCATGGCCATTCCACCCGACGAAGAGACAGAACAAACCGCAAAAAATGAACAGATTGATTTAGACGTACAGCAGGCAGATGCCATGCTGCGGTTTATGCAGCGTTATCAGAAAAAGAAAAGCTTCTTCAGCGACCGCCCGGTATATGGTTACGAGGAGTTTATCCGCCGTAACGAAAAAGGCGAGGCTCTGGTCCAGGAAACCTCAGCGATCTCGGATAAGCTTTCAGCAGCGCATTCTGAAATTATGACGCTGAAATCCGAGTGCTCCCAGCTGGAGCCGTGGCTTTCGATGGACGTACCCATCGAAGATTTAAAACCAACGCAGTACACCAATTTTCATATTGGCTATCTGCCGCTTCTTGTCCATGAAGAAATCGTTGCCGCTGTGGCGGAGCACAATGCTGAAATTCAGCTCTTTGGCAAAACCGCAGAAGGTCAGGCAGCGCTGATTGTCTCCTTTATGGAGGATGACGCCGCCCTTTCAGACAGCATCAAAGTTCTTGGTTTTGTGGAGGCATCCCTCCCGAGAGTGACAGGAACCGCGTCTGAAATCAGCCAGAGTAATCAGAAAAAAATCGAGCTTCTGGAAAAGGATATTGAATCCTATGAAAAGCAGATGGCCGAGCTGGCTGAATCACAGCAGGAGCTTGAGCTTCTGAGCGAGCAGTATAAGGCTGAGCAGGAACGCCAGTCTGTCAAGTTCATGGAAACGGTTGAAACGGTTTGTGTAGAAGGCTGGGTAAGAAACGACCGGATGGAAGCGGTTGAAAATGCCGTCAGTCAGGTAACAGACGTATACGATCTGGAATACAGCGACCCAGAGGAAGGCGAGCAGCCCCCGACAGCGCTTAAAAACAAAAAGTTCTGGAAGCCCTTTGAGTCCATTACAGATATGTACTCCCCGCCAAAACCGGGAACCATCGACCCCACACCGGTGTCCGCACCGTGGTTTTGGGTAATCTTCGGGATGATGATGGGGGATTTTGGCTACGGAGCCCTCATGGCCGTTATCTTTGGACTCATGAAAAAAATCATGAAGCCAAAGGGACAGTTTGGTATGCTGGTCACACTCCTGTTTTATTCCAGCATCACAACCATGATTTTTGGGATACTTTTCGGCAGCTATTTTGGCGAAACCTTTCATCCCATTCTCTTCTCGCCGCTGGACAACCCGGTAGCGATGCTGATCTTCTCTCTGGTGATCGGGGTGCTTCATATCTTCTCGGGTATGGCCATCAAAATCGCAGAGCAGGTTCGCGCCGGCCATGTGCTGGACGCGATTTTTGACCAGGTCAGCTGGATGCTTCTGATTGCCGGCGCAGGCCTGATCTTTTTAGAACAGACCAGAACCGTGGGAATGGTCCTCGCCATTGTGGGCGCGGTCATTATCCTCTTTACAGCGGGACGTGAAAAGAAAAATATCGTGGGCAAGGCCTTCGGCGGTATTATGGGGCTTTACGATGTCACCAGCTACCTGAGTGATATTCTGTCCTACGCCCGTATTCTTGCTTTGGGACTGGCCACCGGCGTTATCGCCATGGTTATGAATATTCTGGCCGGAATGGTGCAGATCAATGTGCTTGGGTTTATCTTATCCCTTGTGATCTATTTTATCGGCCATGTTTTCAATATCACAATGAGCCTGCTGTCCGCTTATGTACACGACAGCCGTCTCCAGTATATTGAATTCTTTAATAAGTTTTATGATGGCGGTGGTTATAACTTCGAACCACTGGCAATTCAGACAAAATCAATAGATGTCATTGACAATTCTAAAGAAGTTTAG
- a CDS encoding ComEC/Rec2 family competence protein, producing MTKHKILGLLLTAVFLAFSVFGCSALKEDPGLAIDAEGTLRIHYIDVGQGDCALIQTPDNQNILIDTGNPEDYEAINTYLKAQKVEKLNTMLITHPHSDHMGSAEKILKNHTVESVYLPKVAHNTQLFENFMKAMSEKGLKANAAYAGVSIPAGEAVSIELFSPLEGKSYAELNDYSPITRVAYGDTSFLFTGDGENEDEQDAAAQAGLKLKSDVLKVGHHGSDTSTGELFLSLVNPQYAVISVGRDNAYGHPSKDILNKLNGKTVFRTDQEGNVVAISDGQGISFITQASGKLETAVSSAESPADTIVYIGNIKTKKFHLPSCSGLPKADNQTTFATRDGAVEQGYTPCGICKP from the coding sequence GTGACAAAACATAAAATTTTAGGCTTACTGCTGACCGCAGTCTTTCTTGCTTTCTCCGTATTCGGATGCTCTGCGCTTAAGGAGGATCCCGGGCTTGCCATCGACGCCGAGGGGACGCTGCGGATTCACTATATCGATGTGGGGCAGGGAGACTGTGCCCTGATCCAAACGCCGGATAATCAGAATATCCTGATTGATACCGGCAACCCAGAGGATTATGAGGCCATTAATACTTACCTGAAGGCTCAAAAGGTCGAAAAGCTTAACACTATGCTGATCACCCATCCGCACAGTGACCATATGGGCTCTGCAGAAAAAATCTTGAAAAACCATACTGTCGAAAGCGTCTATTTGCCAAAGGTTGCTCACAATACGCAGCTGTTTGAAAACTTTATGAAGGCCATGAGCGAAAAAGGCCTGAAGGCTAATGCCGCATATGCTGGTGTCAGCATTCCGGCAGGTGAGGCTGTTTCCATTGAGCTTTTTTCTCCCCTTGAGGGAAAAAGTTATGCGGAGCTCAATGATTACTCGCCCATCACCAGGGTAGCCTATGGCGACACCTCATTTTTATTTACCGGTGACGGCGAAAATGAAGACGAGCAGGACGCCGCCGCTCAGGCAGGGTTAAAGCTCAAAAGCGATGTCCTGAAGGTCGGCCACCATGGAAGCGATACCTCTACCGGCGAGCTTTTCCTCTCGCTTGTAAATCCGCAGTACGCAGTGATCAGCGTTGGCAGAGATAACGCCTATGGCCATCCCAGCAAGGATATTCTGAACAAACTGAACGGAAAGACCGTTTTTCGAACAGACCAGGAGGGGAATGTGGTCGCCATCAGCGACGGCCAGGGGATTAGCTTCATTACACAAGCCAGCGGCAAACTGGAAACCGCAGTGTCCAGCGCTGAATCCCCGGCAGACACCATCGTGTATATTGGAAACATAAAAACAAAGAAATTTCATCTTCCCTCCTGCAGCGGGCTGCCAAAAGCGGACAATCAAACCACCTTTGCGACCCGCGATGGCGCGGTGGAGCAGGGCTATACGCCCTGTGGAATCTGCAAACCCTGA
- a CDS encoding V-type ATP synthase subunit K: MSLGLALAIFGAAIAAGLAGIGSAKGVQISGEAAAGVVAERPEMFGKMLVLQALPGTQGIYGFLTAVLIMVQIGILGGTPLDLSLYQGMSFLAAGFPIGIVGLLSGIAQGKAAAASIHMTAKDESAFAKGITITAIVETYAILALLVSILLIYSIQL, translated from the coding sequence ATGTCTTTAGGTTTAGCATTAGCTATTTTTGGTGCAGCAATCGCTGCCGGTTTAGCAGGTATTGGTTCAGCCAAGGGTGTTCAGATTAGTGGTGAAGCCGCAGCAGGCGTTGTTGCAGAACGCCCGGAAATGTTCGGTAAAATGCTTGTACTCCAGGCGCTGCCAGGTACGCAGGGTATCTACGGCTTCCTGACAGCAGTTCTTATCATGGTTCAGATTGGTATTTTAGGCGGAACCCCTCTCGATTTAAGCCTGTACCAGGGAATGTCTTTCCTGGCTGCCGGATTCCCAATCGGGATCGTCGGCTTACTCTCCGGGATTGCACAGGGGAAAGCAGCCGCAGCGTCTATTCATATGACCGCCAAGGATGAGTCTGCTTTCGCGAAAGGGATCACCATTACCGCGATTGTAGAAACTTACGCGATCTTAGCCTTACTCGTATCCATCCTGTTAATCTACAGCATCCAGTTATAA
- a CDS encoding GIY-YIG nuclease family protein yields the protein MKNIVKDDILFMDKHYVYILKCKDNSLYTGWTTDIEKRLKAHNSGKGAKYTKSRKPVVLVYKEEFDSKSDALRREAAIKKLTREQKLELINKH from the coding sequence ATGAAAAATATCGTTAAGGATGACATACTGTTTATGGACAAACACTACGTGTATATATTAAAATGTAAGGATAACAGCTTGTATACGGGTTGGACAACCGATATTGAGAAGCGCCTGAAGGCCCATAACAGCGGTAAAGGCGCAAAATATACCAAAAGCCGCAAACCGGTTGTGCTGGTATACAAAGAAGAATTTGACAGCAAAAGCGACGCTCTGCGGCGGGAGGCTGCGATCAAAAAGCTTACCCGTGAACAAAAGCTGGAGCTCATTAATAAACATTAG
- a CDS encoding ion channel produces MDNVVNDLTVHQTLANGNAILIFYDIFVLCLFLFEVFLYINREHYKALLRKNMEAGTRIRPVRRYLLKLTRYYDRHGLLTVNALLLIISVIAISMSHMVTMREILGLVATFIIFIVIMYFVQKLFVGLDQFEDDMVSRYVDVIFYLLLGHSFVYFASFVSRPSLLLTFIGLLFALFLCFSVMIRAIINPNILMKPTNERRRNREAFGIIKGMGALMGCELGILYLMIYSCWKTNPFFFQHATERPLDYLDLLYYLFVSFSTIGYGDIYPVRVEGMFYSQFTAMVISVTSIFSTACFVGAIISGAYSIGQQNREKQAVEEDGKEKLIDQTIEKEEES; encoded by the coding sequence ATGGATAATGTAGTAAATGATCTGACCGTGCATCAGACTCTGGCAAACGGCAACGCCATTCTGATTTTTTATGATATTTTTGTCCTCTGTCTTTTTCTGTTTGAGGTGTTTTTATATATCAACAGAGAGCATTACAAAGCTTTGCTGCGCAAGAATATGGAAGCCGGGACACGGATCCGTCCAGTGCGCCGCTATCTGTTAAAATTAACCCGTTATTATGACCGCCATGGACTTCTGACCGTAAACGCCCTGCTTTTAATCATCTCGGTTATAGCTATCTCCATGAGCCATATGGTAACCATGCGCGAGATTCTGGGTCTGGTGGCTACCTTCATCATCTTCATTGTAATCATGTATTTTGTGCAAAAGCTTTTTGTAGGGCTTGATCAATTTGAGGATGACATGGTCAGCCGTTATGTCGATGTTATTTTTTATCTGCTGCTGGGGCATTCTTTTGTCTATTTTGCCAGCTTTGTATCTCGGCCAAGCCTTCTCCTGACCTTTATCGGACTCCTTTTTGCCCTTTTTCTGTGCTTTTCTGTTATGATCCGCGCCATTATCAATCCCAATATTCTGATGAAGCCCACCAATGAACGTCGCAGAAACCGTGAGGCTTTTGGCATCATAAAAGGTATGGGCGCGTTAATGGGGTGTGAGCTGGGAATCCTGTATTTGATGATCTACAGCTGCTGGAAAACCAACCCCTTTTTCTTTCAGCACGCCACAGAACGGCCTTTAGACTATTTGGATCTGCTCTATTACCTGTTTGTGTCCTTTTCCACCATCGGCTATGGCGATATTTATCCGGTTCGCGTGGAAGGCATGTTTTACAGCCAGTTTACAGCCATGGTTATTTCGGTCACCAGCATTTTCAGTACAGCTTGCTTTGTCGGTGCGATCATTTCAGGCGCCTACAGCATTGGCCAGCAAAACCGGGAAAAGCAGGCGGTGGAAGAAGACGGTAAGGAAAAGCTGATTGATCAGACCATAGAAAAAGAGGAAGAATCGTGA
- a CDS encoding V-type ATP synthase subunit F has translation MSEQAKLAVIGDQDSIMVFQALGVRTVYADAAKDIEKAIHALAKEETAVIYITEQAAALVPEAIEKYKTEPFPAIIPIPNRFGTNGLGMKGIQDNIEKAIGADIL, from the coding sequence ATGAGTGAACAAGCAAAATTAGCCGTTATCGGCGATCAGGATTCGATCATGGTTTTCCAGGCGCTCGGGGTTCGCACCGTTTATGCCGATGCAGCAAAGGATATCGAAAAAGCCATCCACGCGCTGGCCAAAGAAGAAACTGCTGTCATTTACATTACCGAACAGGCCGCCGCCCTGGTGCCGGAAGCCATTGAAAAGTATAAAACCGAGCCCTTCCCGGCCATCATCCCGATTCCAAATCGTTTTGGAACAAACGGGTTAGGCATGAAGGGAATTCAGGATAACATTGAAAAAGCCATTGGCGCAGATATTTTATAA
- a CDS encoding V-type ATP synthase subunit E produces the protein MSADKIIEKILEKANEDVALIEQETAEKVQSSVAAIERRTELTLNALKNKEKADVEEVHRRSQLMTRLDSRKNILAVKRKVINEVFDKARTALDTLDESRYEALVTKIVVNGSETGTEKLQVPEKDIKRYKDGLLNKLNTALKEAGKIGELTLDETPAAFKSGVMLVGEMSDINGSFDVLIDDAREKYEREVAEMLFEVEV, from the coding sequence GTGAGTGCCGATAAAATTATTGAAAAAATCCTGGAAAAAGCCAACGAAGACGTGGCTTTGATCGAACAGGAAACGGCAGAAAAGGTTCAGTCCTCTGTGGCCGCCATTGAGCGTCGTACAGAGCTGACATTGAACGCGCTAAAAAATAAAGAGAAGGCTGATGTGGAGGAAGTCCACCGCAGAAGCCAGCTGATGACCCGTTTGGATTCCAGAAAAAATATCCTGGCCGTCAAACGCAAGGTTATCAATGAAGTTTTTGACAAAGCAAGAACAGCTCTCGACACCCTTGACGAAAGCCGCTACGAAGCGCTCGTGACAAAGATTGTCGTGAATGGCTCTGAAACCGGAACCGAAAAATTACAGGTTCCTGAAAAAGATATTAAACGGTACAAGGACGGTTTGCTGAACAAGCTGAACACCGCCCTTAAGGAAGCCGGGAAAATTGGAGAGCTGACCCTGGATGAAACTCCGGCAGCTTTTAAATCCGGCGTTATGCTTGTCGGTGAAATGAGCGATATTAACGGCTCTTTCGATGTTCTCATCGATGACGCCCGCGAAAAATATGAGCGAGAGGTTGCAGAAATGCTTTTTGAAGTGGAGGTGTAG
- a CDS encoding V-type ATPase subunit → MSETSYPYAIGRIKVQEAGLIDRTRWNRLWEADEAEALKLLDEIGYGAEAKDHSQLDNLIDAELTKTRNLINEITPDKTVTDLLLIPTDVHNIKAILKGQLQRVEVENLLLEGGGIPLDILQKALEHGDYSLLPECFREPLKRLEDVTDPRVISVTIDNAAYAQILETLSQQKHSSELLKKYYKAKIDFTNILTVLRANVLDWGTFKVKPLLIPGGEIEEKALLDATDIPNEQLAKQLGHGEHSILIKSVLERYAQDGNLSEVEQKFEDAAFNMIHERRSDSFSIGPIANYLFQRQAEGKALRVMFAGKRSGIKIPLAELGVI, encoded by the coding sequence ATGTCTGAAACCAGTTATCCCTATGCAATAGGGCGTATCAAGGTGCAGGAAGCAGGCCTTATCGACCGGACGCGCTGGAACCGCCTCTGGGAGGCCGATGAAGCCGAGGCTCTCAAGCTCCTGGATGAAATCGGCTATGGCGCAGAAGCCAAAGACCACAGCCAGCTCGACAATCTGATCGACGCTGAGCTCACAAAAACCCGGAATCTCATCAATGAGATCACTCCGGATAAAACAGTAACCGATCTTCTGCTCATCCCGACAGATGTCCACAACATCAAAGCTATTTTAAAAGGACAGCTGCAGCGGGTCGAAGTCGAAAACCTCCTGCTTGAAGGAGGCGGCATTCCACTGGATATTCTTCAGAAAGCCCTGGAGCATGGCGATTACAGTCTTTTGCCGGAATGCTTCAGAGAACCGCTGAAGCGTCTCGAGGATGTCACCGACCCCAGAGTCATCAGTGTGACCATCGATAACGCGGCTTATGCACAGATCTTAGAAACTTTATCACAGCAGAAGCATTCAAGCGAGCTGCTGAAAAAATATTACAAGGCAAAAATTGATTTTACCAATATTCTGACAGTGCTCAGAGCAAATGTCCTGGACTGGGGGACCTTCAAGGTAAAACCTCTGCTGATACCAGGCGGTGAAATCGAAGAAAAGGCGCTGCTTGACGCAACGGATATTCCGAATGAACAGCTCGCAAAACAGCTGGGACACGGGGAACACAGTATTCTGATCAAATCGGTTCTTGAACGCTATGCGCAGGACGGAAATTTGTCAGAAGTTGAACAGAAATTTGAAGATGCGGCTTTTAATATGATCCATGAGCGGAGGAGTGACTCCTTTAGTATTGGCCCCATCGCCAACTACCTGTTCCAGCGCCAGGCTGAGGGTAAGGCCCTGCGGGTCATGTTTGCGGGTAAACGCTCCGGTATTAAAATACCGCTTGCCGAACTCGGCGTTATTTAG
- a CDS encoding zinc-ribbon domain-containing protein has translation MEDKTLVCQDCGAEFVFTVGEQEFYKEKGFDNEPKRCKECRAKRKQSTRRPRNEF, from the coding sequence ATGGAAGATAAAACTTTAGTTTGTCAGGATTGTGGTGCTGAATTTGTATTCACTGTTGGTGAACAGGAATTTTACAAAGAAAAAGGCTTCGATAACGAACCTAAAAGATGTAAAGAATGCAGAGCTAAAAGAAAACAGTCTACCAGAAGACCAAGAAATGAATTCTAG
- a CDS encoding V-type ATP synthase subunit D: MAIRVNPTRMELTRLKKRLKTATRGHKLLKDKRDEMVRRFMGYIRRNKELREEIEEQLGAAMGRFAIAGARMGEAAVTEALLCPAREATIELGKQNIMNVDVPTIKYTAIEGGTDLPYGFAFTSGELDGAVLDMAALLPLLIELAEVEKTCNMLADEIEKTRRRVNALEHVMIPEMLETIKYITMKLEDNERGNITRLMKVKEMMVAENQN; the protein is encoded by the coding sequence ATGGCTATTCGTGTAAATCCTACCCGGATGGAGCTGACCCGTCTCAAAAAAAGGCTTAAAACAGCCACAAGAGGTCATAAGCTCTTAAAGGATAAACGGGACGAAATGGTAAGGCGTTTTATGGGATATATCCGCAGAAACAAAGAACTCCGGGAAGAAATTGAAGAGCAGCTGGGCGCTGCAATGGGACGTTTTGCCATTGCCGGTGCCAGAATGGGCGAGGCAGCGGTAACCGAGGCGCTTTTGTGCCCGGCCCGTGAAGCGACCATAGAGCTTGGAAAACAGAATATCATGAATGTGGATGTGCCGACTATCAAGTACACAGCCATAGAAGGCGGTACAGATCTGCCATACGGTTTTGCCTTTACTTCAGGCGAGCTGGACGGCGCGGTACTGGACATGGCGGCGCTTTTACCGCTGCTCATCGAACTGGCTGAGGTTGAAAAAACCTGTAACATGCTGGCCGATGAAATCGAAAAGACAAGACGCCGTGTCAACGCACTGGAACATGTCATGATTCCGGAGATGCTGGAAACCATCAAGTATATCACCATGAAGCTGGAAGATAACGAGCGTGGAAACATTACCCGTTTGATGAAGGTTAAGGAAATGATGGTTGCGGAAAATCAAAATTAA
- a CDS encoding V-type ATP synthase subunit A — translation MIQPNEQSTMKQVGTIVKVAGPLIVATGLADVQMFDVVRVSEKRLIGEVIELRGDRASIQVYEETAGLGPGEPVYVTGEPLSVDLAPGLIESIFDGIQRPLTTIYNESGDRISRGIDVPKLDREKKWPFVPACQKGDVLKPGDVIGTVQETPAVLQKIMMPPKLEGTVEWVFDGEANIVEPIAKIKKKDGEIVEVPMLRSWPVRRGRPYTEKIAPDEPMVTGQRVIDTLFPIAKGGIAAIPGPFGSGKTVVQHQLAKWADADIIVYIGCGERGNEMTDVLMEFPELHDPRTGLSLMKRTVLIANTSDMPVAAREASIYTGITIAEYFRDMGYKVAIMADSTSRWAEALREMSGRLEEMPGEEGYPAYLSSRLAEFYERAGFVRCLGSEERYGAISAIGAVSPPGGDISEPVSQATLRIVKVFWSLNANLAYKRHFPAIDWLQSYSLYSDKMNVYFDKSVETDWSVHVRQTMQILQEEAELDEIVRLVGVDALGFKDRLTLECAQSIREDYLHQSAFDDVDTYSSLEKQYAMLSMILAWYEKGVAALEMNVPFAKIITMDIREKIARMKYVPEDQKEERFPAIAAEMEAEFLALMEGSGDDE, via the coding sequence ATGATTCAGCCCAATGAACAATCAACCATGAAGCAAGTAGGGACAATTGTCAAGGTTGCCGGTCCGCTGATTGTAGCAACCGGACTAGCCGATGTTCAGATGTTTGACGTTGTCCGAGTCAGTGAAAAACGACTCATTGGTGAAGTAATTGAATTAAGAGGTGACAGAGCCTCTATCCAGGTATATGAAGAAACCGCCGGCTTAGGCCCAGGCGAACCCGTATATGTGACAGGCGAGCCCCTGTCCGTTGATTTGGCCCCTGGCCTGATTGAAAGTATTTTTGACGGTATCCAGAGACCGCTGACCACCATTTACAACGAATCCGGAGACCGTATCAGCAGAGGGATTGATGTCCCTAAGCTCGACCGCGAAAAGAAATGGCCTTTTGTACCGGCCTGCCAGAAGGGCGATGTGTTAAAGCCCGGCGATGTGATCGGTACTGTCCAGGAAACACCGGCGGTACTCCAGAAGATCATGATGCCGCCAAAGCTGGAAGGAACCGTTGAATGGGTTTTCGACGGTGAAGCCAATATTGTCGAACCCATAGCCAAGATTAAAAAGAAGGACGGAGAAATTGTGGAAGTCCCCATGCTCAGAAGCTGGCCAGTACGACGCGGCCGTCCCTATACAGAAAAAATCGCACCCGATGAGCCCATGGTCACCGGCCAGCGCGTAATCGACACACTGTTCCCAATCGCCAAGGGTGGTATCGCCGCCATTCCAGGACCATTCGGCTCCGGCAAAACCGTTGTGCAGCATCAGCTGGCAAAATGGGCCGACGCCGACATTATTGTTTACATTGGCTGCGGTGAACGTGGTAATGAAATGACCGACGTTCTGATGGAATTCCCGGAACTGCATGACCCGCGTACCGGCCTGTCCCTGATGAAGCGTACGGTTCTTATCGCAAATACCTCAGATATGCCCGTAGCCGCCCGTGAAGCGTCCATCTATACTGGTATCACAATTGCGGAATACTTCCGCGATATGGGCTATAAAGTGGCAATTATGGCCGACTCCACATCGCGCTGGGCCGAAGCGCTGCGTGAAATGTCCGGCCGTCTTGAAGAAATGCCCGGTGAAGAAGGCTACCCGGCCTATCTTTCCTCCAGACTGGCAGAATTCTATGAACGCGCGGGCTTTGTCAGATGCCTTGGCTCAGAAGAGCGTTACGGCGCTATCTCTGCCATTGGAGCCGTATCGCCTCCGGGTGGTGACATCTCCGAGCCGGTATCCCAGGCAACCCTGCGTATCGTTAAGGTATTCTGGAGCCTGAACGCCAACCTGGCGTACAAACGTCACTTCCCAGCCATTGACTGGCTGCAGAGCTACTCGCTTTACAGTGACAAAATGAATGTTTATTTCGACAAATCTGTCGAAACCGACTGGTCTGTTCATGTTCGCCAGACCATGCAGATCCTCCAGGAAGAAGCCGAGCTGGATGAAATTGTCCGTCTCGTCGGGGTAGACGCCCTGGGCTTCAAGGACCGCCTGACACTGGAATGTGCCCAGTCTATCCGTGAAGATTACCTGCATCAGTCCGCTTTTGACGATGTCGATACCTATTCTTCACTCGAAAAACAATATGCCATGCTGAGTATGATTCTGGCCTGGTATGAAAAAGGCGTTGCCGCTCTTGAAATGAACGTGCCTTTTGCCAAAATCATCACCATGGATATCCGAGAAAAAATCGCCCGTATGAAATACGTGCCAGAAGACCAGAAGGAAGAGCGCTTCCCGGCCATTGCCGCCGAAATGGAAGCAGAATTCTTAGCACTGATGGAAGGAAGTGGTGACGATGAATAA
- a CDS encoding V-type ATP synthase subunit B: MNKEYKTISEVVGPLMLVDHVEGVKYDELVEIEQADGEKRLGKVLEVNGDKAMVQLYESSQGLRISNSKVRFQGHGIELGVSRDMLGRVFDGMGRPTDGGPEIIPEKKLDINGSPMNPVARDYPAEFIQTGVSAIDGLNTLVRGQKLPVFSGSGLPHAQLAAQIARQARVLDNDEGFAVVFAAIGITFEEADFFVKDFRRTGAIERAVLFMNYANDPAVERISTPRMAITCAEYLAYELDMQVLVILTDITNYAEALREVSAARKEVPGRRGYPGYLYTDLATLYERAGRMRGKKGSITQIPILSMPEDDKTHPIPDLTGYITEGQIILSRDLYRRGIEPPIDVLPSLSRLKDKGIGEGKTRKDHADTMNQLFSAYARGKDAKELAVILGDAALSDVDKIYARFATEFEERYVSQGFETNRTIEETLTIGWELLSILPRTELKRIKDEYIDEYIPSPLSEDDDITDEEE, translated from the coding sequence ATGAATAAAGAGTACAAAACCATTAGTGAAGTCGTCGGCCCATTGATGCTGGTCGACCATGTAGAAGGTGTAAAATACGACGAACTGGTCGAGATTGAACAAGCCGATGGTGAAAAACGTCTTGGTAAAGTCCTCGAGGTCAATGGCGATAAAGCCATGGTACAGCTTTATGAAAGCTCCCAGGGCCTTAGAATCTCAAACTCTAAGGTACGTTTCCAGGGCCACGGCATCGAGCTCGGCGTGAGCAGAGACATGCTTGGCCGTGTATTTGACGGTATGGGACGTCCAACCGACGGTGGTCCGGAAATTATTCCGGAAAAGAAACTGGACATCAACGGTTCGCCAATGAACCCCGTTGCACGCGACTACCCTGCCGAATTTATCCAGACAGGGGTCTCAGCCATCGACGGCCTGAACACCCTGGTCCGTGGACAAAAACTGCCGGTTTTCTCCGGCTCTGGTCTGCCGCATGCGCAACTGGCGGCCCAGATTGCCCGCCAGGCCCGCGTTCTCGACAACGACGAAGGTTTTGCTGTTGTCTTTGCCGCCATTGGGATCACCTTTGAAGAAGCAGACTTCTTCGTCAAGGATTTCCGCCGTACAGGCGCCATCGAACGTGCTGTCCTGTTCATGAACTATGCCAACGATCCAGCGGTCGAACGTATCTCAACGCCGCGTATGGCAATCACCTGCGCCGAATACCTGGCCTATGAGCTGGATATGCAGGTACTGGTCATCCTGACCGATATTACTAACTATGCCGAAGCCCTGCGTGAAGTCTCCGCAGCCCGTAAGGAGGTTCCAGGCCGCCGCGGCTATCCTGGCTATCTGTATACAGACCTTGCGACCCTGTATGAACGCGCCGGACGTATGCGCGGCAAAAAAGGCTCCATCACCCAGATTCCAATCCTCTCCATGCCGGAAGATGATAAAACTCACCCGATTCCTGACTTAACCGGGTACATCACCGAAGGCCAGATTATCTTATCAAGAGATCTGTACAGAAGAGGGATTGAGCCGCCGATCGACGTACTGCCTTCGCTCAGCCGTCTGAAGGATAAGGGGATCGGTGAAGGCAAGACCCGTAAGGATCACGCCGATACCATGAACCAGCTGTTCTCAGCCTACGCCCGTGGGAAGGACGCCAAGGAGCTGGCCGTTATCCTTGGGGACGCGGCGTTGTCCGATGTCGATAAAATCTACGCGCGTTTTGCCACAGAATTTGAGGAACGCTACGTATCTCAGGGCTTTGAAACCAACCGAACCATCGAAGAAACCCTGACCATTGGCTGGGAGCTTTTATCCATCCTGCCGCGTACAGAGCTCAAACGTATTAAGGACGAATATATTGATGAATACATTCCTTCTCCGCTAAGTGAAGACGACGATATCACAGACGAGGAGGAATAA